From a single Glycine soja cultivar W05 chromosome 19, ASM419377v2, whole genome shotgun sequence genomic region:
- the LOC114400129 gene encoding ferredoxin-thioredoxin reductase, variable chain-like, whose product MGSTSASALRLSSMVSVSPNCNCSSMTLMKKTAMAMAMAPFSLAMKIKSKRGGIRCEVAINAVDEESRTSPEETKIGARVKVKEAGLKVYHVPKVGELDLTGLEGEIKQYVGLWNGKRISANLPYKVQFLTDIPGRGPVKFFAHLKEDEFDYL is encoded by the coding sequence ATGGGCAGCACTAGTGCGAGTGCCCTCAGGCTATCGTCGATGGTCAGCGTGTCCCCGAATTGCAATTGCTCATCGATGACGCTTATGAAGAAGACGGCGATGGCGATGGCGATGGCTCCTTTTTCACTTGCAATGAAAATCAAAAGCAAAAGGGGTGGTATTAGGTGCGAGGTGGCTATTAATGCGGTGGATGAGGAGTCGAGGACGTCACCGGAGGAGACGAAGATCGGAGCGCGTGTGAAGGTGAAGGAGGCGGGTTTGAAGGTGTACCACGTCCCCAAAGTTGGGGAGCTTGACCTAACGGGTCTGGAAGGCGAGATCAAGCAGTACGTTGGCCTCTGGAACGGTAAGCGAATCTCCGCCAATCTTCCTTACAAGGTTCAGTTTCTCACCGACATCCCCGGTCGTGGTCCTGTCAAGTTCTTTGCCCACCTCAAGGAAGATGAATTCGACTATCTTTAG
- the LOC114398197 gene encoding pentatricopeptide repeat-containing protein At2g32630, translating to MCSHSQKTLSRILSKFTSFPPPTPQHLQLAHTITLTLLNNPYSKLHPSLIPCISPHVTYRVLSDPTLPPLSCLTFFHFLPSPDLNARLILLYRLFAARRFAAMRTLLDSLVTTEIETKRPVSDVVSLVDECDFEPHFVETLCDMLFRVCADNRMFRDALKVFDYVMEKGLVVEGRSCFILLLALKKCNKVELCVRFFRRMVESGRVDIGVQSLTIVVDVLCRRGEVGRAKELMNEMATRGVVRPTVFTYNTLLNACVVRKDREGVDEILGLMEREGVVASLVTYTILIEWYASSGRIGEAEKVYEEMCERNVEMDVYVYTSMISWNCRAGNVRRASALFDEMICRGIVPNTHTFGTLISGVCKAGQMEAAEILLEEMQCKGVDLNVVIFNTMMDGYCKRGMMDEAFRLQDIMERKGFEADVFTYSILASGLCKLHRYEEAKRVLNVMVEKGVAPNVVTCATFIEIYCKEGNLAEAERFLRNMEKRGVVPNIVTYNTLIDAYSKNEKVKRAHMLKAEMVEKGLLPDVFTYTSLIHGECIVDKVDEALKLFNEMLVKGIRGNVKTYTAIISGLSKEGRADEAFKLYDEMMRMGLIPDDRVFEALVGSLHKPSSHAAVKENEYGELKINTSDTSSLPNTGKI from the exons ATGTGTTCCCATTCCCAGAAGACCCTCTCGAGAATCCTCAGCAAATTCACCTCCTTCCCTCCTCCAACCCCACAACACCTTCAACTCGCCCACACCATAACCCTTACCCTCCTCAACAACCCCTATTCCAAACTCCACCCCTCCTTGATCCCCTGCATCTCACCCCACGTCACTTACCGTGTCCTCTCCGACCCCACCCTCCCCCCTCTCTCCTGCCTAACCTTCTTCCACTTCCTCCCATCACCCGACCTCAACGCCCGCCTCATCCTCCTCTACCGCCTCTTCGCCGCCCGAAGATTCGCCGCAATGAGGACCCTCTTGGACTCCCTAGTCACCACCGAAATCGAAACCAAACGCCCCGTTTCAGATGTTGTTTCTTTGGTTGATGAATGTGATTTTGAACCGCATTTTGTTGAGACTCTGTGTGACATGTTGTTCAGGGTGTGTGCTGACAATAGGATGTTTAGAGATGCCCTTAAGGTGTTTGATTATGTGATGGAAAAAGGGTTGGTGGTAGAGGGTAGGTCTTGCTTTATACTTTTGCTTGCTTTGAAGAAATGTAATAAGGTTGAATTGTGTGTGAGGTTCTTTCGAAGGATGGTTGAGTCCGGTCGCGTCGATATCGGGGTACAATCTTTGACTATTGTGGTTGATGTGTTGTGTAGGAGAGGGGAGGTTGGGAGGGCTAAGGAGTTGATGAACGAGATGGCCACGAGAGGCGTTGTGAGGCCAACGGTGTTTACTTATAATACGTTGTTGAATGCTTGTGTTGTGAGGAAGGATCGGGAGGGGGTTGATGAGATTTTGGGGTTGATGGAGAGGGAGGGTGTTGTGGCTAGTTTGGTGACATATACTATTTTGATCGAGTGGTACGCGAGTTCCGGGAGAATTGGGGAGGCAGAGAAGGTGTATGAGGAAATGTGTGAGAGGAACGTGGAGATGGATGTTTATGTCTACACGTCGATGATAAGTTGGAATTGTAGGGCGGGGAATGTTAGAAGAGCGTCGGCTCTGTTTGACGAGATGATTTGTAGAGGCATTGTTCCGAATACTCACACTTTTGGGACATTGATTAGTGGTGTGTGCAAGGCTGGCCAAATGGAGGCTGCAGAGATCTTGTTGGAAGAGATGCAGTGTAAGGGGGTTGATTTGAATGTTGTAATATTTAACACGATGATGGATGGATATTGTAAAAGAGGGATGATGGATGAAGCTTTCAGGCTGCAAGATATCATGGAAAGGAAAGGGTTTGAAGCAGATGTCTTTACATACAGCATTCTTGCTAGTGGGCTGTGTAAATTGCACAGGTATGAGGAAGCCAAGAGGGTGTTAAATGTGATGGTAGAGAAAGGAGTGGCTCCAAACGTTGTGACCTGCGCTACGTTTATTGAGATATATTGCAAGGAAGGAAACCTTGCAGAAGCTGAGAGGTTCTTAAGGAATATGGAGAAAAGGGGAGTGGTGCCTAATATTGTTACGTATAACACTCTAATAGATGCGTATAGCAAGAATGAAAAAGTAAAGCGAGCTCATATGTTAAAAGCTGAAATGGTAGAGAAGGGACTATTGCCAGATGTATTTACTTACACATCATTGATACATGGGGAATGTATTGTTGACAAGGTAGATGAGGCTCTGAAGCTTTTCAATGAAATGCTGGTAAAGGGCATAAGAGGAAACGTGAAGACATATACGGCAATTATTTCTGGTTTATCCAAGGAGGGGAGAGCAGATGAAGCTTTTAAGTTGTATGATGAGATGATGAGAATGGGTCTAATACCTGATGACAGAGTTTTCGAGGCACTTGTTGGTAGCCTTCATAAACCCAGTTCTCATGCTGCCGTGAAAGAAAATGAGTATGGGGAACTGAAAATAAACACTTCTGATACCTCAAGCTTGCCAAACACTG GTAAAATATAA
- the LOC114398198 gene encoding uncharacterized protein LOC114398198 produces the protein MPSNEAGSQEASREDCIEQRNSNEFHKQDNDTENGHASESSSNQFFWRNFANVVNSSIPQKLGLSVPEKFKWDGLEFLNKIGSQSQNIAESIYVQSGLAIPGGTDDTNDKTSSQPAIAAFQSSVPEVKKATQNLMRQTESILGGLMLLTATVSKIKDEGLCSEERIIKEDSAKARGNDIQYSTSQMFPSSQNGLVLDDKKTEEMKELFSTAESAMEAWAMLATSLGQPSFIKSEFEKLCFLDNASTDTQVAIWRGSARRLVVAFRGTEQTQWKDLRTDLMLVPAGLNPERIGGLLQVHSGFLSAYDSVRTRIISLIRLAIGYVYVVLVKKFYYIELTAFKTMLLYFLIYFENPFVSNLKLLK, from the exons ATGCCTTCTAACGAAGCTGGTAGTCAAGAAGCCTCCAGAGAAGATTGCATTGAACAGAGGAACTCAAATGAATTTCACAAACAGGATAATGATACTGAAAATGGACATGCTTCTGAATCatcatcaaatcaatttttttggaGGAATTTTGCTAATGTTGTTAATTCTAGTATTCCTCAAAAGCTAGGTCTATCTGTTCCTGAGAAATTTAAGTGGGATGGATTGGAGTTTTTAAACAAGATTGGTTCACAATCACAAAATATTGCAGAAAGCATTTATGTTCAATCTGGTCTTGCAATTCCCGGAGGCACAGATGatacaaatgataaaacaaGCAGCCAACCTGCTATTGCTGCATTTCAGTCTTCAGTTCCAGAGGTCAAAAAAGCAACACAGAATTTGATGAGGCAGACTGAGTCAATTTTAGGAGGTTTAATGCTTTTGACTGCAACAGTTTCCAAAATAAAAGATGAAGGGCTTTGTTCAGAAGAGAGGATAATCAAAGAAGATTCTGCCAAAGCTAGAGGCAATGATATACAATATTCTACTAGTCAGATGTTTCCTAGCTCACAGAATGGATTAGTGTTGGATGATAAAAAAACTGAGGAGATGAAAGAACTTTTTTCTACTGCTGAAAGTGCCATGGAGGCTTGGGCAATGTTGGCCACTTCACTGGGACAACCTAGTTTCATTAAGtctgaatttgaaaaattatgtttcttaGATAATGCTTCCACAGACACACAG GTTGCAATTTGGCGTGGTTCTGCACGAAGGTTAGTGGTTGCTTTTAGGGGAACAGAACAG ACTCAATGGAAGGACTTAAGAACTGATCTAATGCTTGTGCCAGCCGG GCTAAATCCTGAAAGGATAGGCGGATTATTGCAGGTTCACAGTGGTTTTCTAAGTGCGTATGATTCAGTAAGGACCAGGATCATTTCTCTAATTCGACTTGCAATAGGTTATGTGTATGTTGTACttgtaaagaaattttattacatCGAGCTCACTGCCTTTAAAACCATGCTGCTgtatttcttaatatattttgaaaatcccTTTGTTTCCAACTTGAAGCTTTTAAAGTGA
- the LOC114400130 gene encoding sphingoid long-chain bases kinase 1-like — MRDMHRNSTGSTNTNKISSSAIRLPSPQQSLRRLGLCSQIATGEHSSPIVFPEKRGKVKATSRKTSVPPTTIRPDDQDITKNFEHRIDIAGAGGGGGDEKSDLLGYVVFSGKLILDKRKLATINNAAADAQQSSSDITNQNAVDAKLTSKALAWGSHVLHLYDVISVSYNAGLRHFTVHSYPLKEASCGLSCFIKSRRSRKDFRFVASSIEEALQWVGGFADQHCFVNCLPHPLLSSKKQASSELLHTDTPPELLFRCKTPPKMLVILNPRSGRGRSSKVFHGIVEPIFKLAGFRLEVVKTTSAGHARNLASSVDISTCPDGIICVGGDGIINEVLNGLLSRDNQKEGISIPIGIIPAGSDNSLVWTVLGVRDPVSAAMAIVKGGLTATDVFAVEWIQTNKIHYGLTVSYYGFLSDVLELSEKYQKHFGPLRYFVAGFFKFLCLPHYSYEVEYLPASKTEGEGKLSGEKEVVDMSDLYTDIMSRSNKDGMPRASSLSSIDSIMTPSRISGGDLDTCSSTHASTEPSELVRGLDPKSKRLSSGRGNVTAEPEVIHPQLPLSTTPNWPRTRSKSRNDKGWTGLTTTHDTSRWGNTATNDREDISSTLSDPGPIWDAEPKWDAEPNNWDVENPIELPGPSDDTEIGSAKEVVPHFGDKWVVSKGQFLGILVCNHACRTVQSSQVVAPKAEHDDNTLDLLLVHGSGRLRLLRFFLLLQMGRHLSLPYVEYVKVKSVRIKPGKHTHSGCGIDGELFPLNGQVISSLLPEQCRLVGRFRI, encoded by the exons ATGAGAGATATGCACCGGAATTCTACTGGTAGTACTAACACTAATAAGATATCATCATCGGCAATAAGGCTGCCCTCACCTCAACAATCTCTAAGACGCTTGGGATTGTGTTCCCAGATAGCTACGGGGGAGCACTCTTCTCCTATCGTCTTCCCTGAAAAACGTGGCAAAGTCAAGGCGACTTCCAGGAAGACCAGTGTCCCCCCCACTACCATTCGTCCAGATGATCAGGACATAACCAAGAATTTTGAGCATAGGATTGACATTGCAGGGgctggaggaggaggaggagatgaGAAGTCTGATTTGTTAGGATATGTCGTATTCTCTGGAAAACTCATTTTGGATAAGAGAAAACTTGCTACAATAAATAATGCTGCTGCTGATGCTCAACAATCTTCTTCTGATATAACCAACCAAAATGCTGTAGATGCCAAACTAACAAGCAAGGCCTTGGCTTGGGGATCCCATGTGCTGCATCTTTATGATGTTATCTCG GTTTCTTATAATGCTGGTCTCAGACATTTCACAGTGCACTCCTACCCATTGAAAGAAGCTTCATGTGGGCTTTCTTGCTTTATAAAATCTCGACGAAGTCGCAAGGACTTCCGCTTTGTTGCTTCTAGCATAGAAGAAGCACTTCAATGGGTTGGTGGATTTGCAGATCAACACTGTTTCGTGAATTGTCTTCCTCACCCTTTACTGTCTTCGAAGAAGCAAGCGTCCTCAGAATTACTTCATACAGATACCCCTCCTGAATTGCTCTTTAGATGTAAAACTCCACCTAAGATGCTTGTGATTTTAAACCCACGATCAGGTCGGGGTCGTTCAAGTAAAGTTTTCCATGGCATTGTGGAACCCATATTTAAG CTTGCTGGGTTTAGATTGGAGGTAGTCAAAACAACATCTGCTGGTCATGCTAGAAATCTTGCATCAAGTGTAGACATCAGCACTTGCCCTGATG GAATTATCTGTGTTGGTGGTGATGGGATAATCAATGAG GTTCTTAATGGTCTCCTTAGTAGAGACAATCAAAAGGAAGGAATATCTATACCAATTGGAATTATACCGGCTGGTTCTGATAACTCACTGGTATGGACTGTTCTTGGAGTTAGAGATCCAGTTTCTGCAGCCATGGCTATTGTAAAG GGGGGTCTTACTGCTACAGATGTCTTTGCTGTTGAATGGATTCAGACCAATAAAATTCACTACGGATTAACTGTCTCATATTATGGTTTTCTTAGTGATG TGTTGGAACTTTCTGAAAAATATCAGAAGCACTTTGGCCCGCTGCGGTATTTTGTTGCTGGATTCTTCAAGTTCCTGTGCTTACCACACTACAGCTATGAAGTTGAATATCTTCCAGCTTCAAAGACTGAGGGAGAAGGAAAGCTTTCAGGTGAAAAGGAAGTAGTTGACATGTCAGATCTGTACACTGACATCATGAGCAGATCAAATAAGGATGGAATGCCCAGAGCATCTAGTCTTTCAAGTATTGACTCGATAATGACTCCTAGTCGTATATCTGGTGGAGACCTGGATACCTGTAGTAGCACCCATGCTAGCACTGAACCTTCTGAATTGGTGCGTGGCTTAGATCCAAAGTCCAAGCGCCTATCGTCTGGAAGGGGCAATGTAACAGCAGAGCCAGAAGTTATCCATCCGCAGCTGCCTCTGTCAACAACTCCCAACTGGCCAAGAACCAGATCTAAGTCAAGGAATGATAAAGGATGGACTGGATTGACCACAACACATGATACCTCTAGATGGGGAAATACTGCGACAAATGATAGAGAGGATATATCATCAACACTGTCTGATCCAGGTCCTATATGGGATGCTGAACCAAAATGGGATGCCGAACCTAATAATTGGGATGTAGAAAATCCAATTGAGTTGCCGGGACCATCAGATGATACAGAAATAGGATCTGCAAAGGAGGTTGTGCCCCATTTTGGAGATAAATGGGTTGTGTCAAAGGGACAATTTCTTGGCATTCTGGTTTGCAACCACGCATGTAGAACTGTTCAGAGTTCTCAGGTGGTTGCTCCCAAAGCTGAGCACGATGATAACACTCTAGATTTGCTCTTGGTTCATGGGAGTGGAAGGCTGAGGCTGTTGAGATTTTTCTTACTTCTACAAATGGGTCGACATCTTTCACTGCCATATGTTGAATATGTCAAG GTAAAGTCTGTGAGGATAAAGCCTGGGAAGCACACTCACAGTGGATGTGGTATTGATGGTGAGCTTTTCCCACTCAATGGACAAGTAATTTCTTCTTTGCTTCCAGAACAGTGCAGGCTTGTTGGTCGCTTTCGTATATGA